The genomic segment TAATCTTTTCCAGACCTGATTTCATAATGATGCGTTCCGGAAGCACCGGCGATAACTGAACGGGTATAATAATCAGCCGTGGTATTCGACCAGAATAAAGCTACTGGATTCGCACTTTCAGCTAGATAAACCGATTCGTTCCGTTCAATAAATCCGAATATTTCTTCTATCGGTTGAAACGCTACCGGGTCGTTGACTATCTGTTCATCGTCAATGGTGACGAACGGATACGAATCATTGGCAGCAACACTCGCGATCAACAACCGCATTTCAGTTGCCGGAACTGGATAATAATCCCAAACTTTATGTCCATAACAGAGATAGACCGAAGATGGTATTCCAGCAGCACGCGCTACTGCTGATTCATATTTAGCGACTGCAGCTGCACCCCAATGCGGAACCAGCAGCGGTTCAATATAAAATATAAAATGTTCCGCTCCTATCATATCAATATACTTACTGAATTTTTCTATATCTAAACAACTAAACCAAGTAGTAGTTAGCACCGCAGCATTTTTATATACCGGAATATTTTTATTCTTTTTCACCGTTTGTTGTACCATAGAAAAATAACGAAACAGCGATTCATATCGAAATTCGAGAAATTTATACCATAACGGATTATTCCAATCCGATGTTATCGGTATTTCAGCATGATATAATTCATGAAATGCGTTCCGGCAAGACTCACAATAGCATCCTTCCGGACGATATACCGGTCCATCGAGAAAAATTCCATCAACAGCATAATTCCGGCTGATTTCATCCATAATCAGCTGGGTATACTTTATAAATCCAGGACTATTCACACAGGGTACTTCTCCACTTCCGTAAGAAGAACCAAGACTTATCGCCGCACCATCTACTGATCGCATCACCCAATCTTGCCGAGTGGTAAAAAATTCTGATGGAAACCAGTGTCCGTTGAAATAAGCAACAATTTTTATACCCAGCTTTTTCCCTTCATCAATCGCTTCCGCTAACAAATCCCGACCATGTAACCAATCCGGCTGCGGGATAACCGAACTTTGATAAAACGCTTTAACCGTATCAGGCGATGAAGCGCCGGTTGCCGGAAAATGGACTACGGTTGCGTGTAATCGTTTAGCGATTCGCAATAGTTTTTTCGCATCGTAGATATTCAAATCATTAGCACAGGGACTGAACCATAGAAACCGATGCATCTGGTTTTTTTCACTAAGAAATTGCATGTGTTTCCTTTCGTTTCATTGCTATCAACTAATGTATTTCGGTATAAAACCAACTTAATGCTACCGGAACAACCGGTGGATCACCTTGGATAAGATGGTCTAACGCGGCTATTCCCGCTTCTAACTGCCAGGTTCGCGCTCCAAGATTATAAAA from the bacterium genome contains:
- a CDS encoding beta-galactosidase trimerization domain-containing protein yields the protein MQFLSEKNQMHRFLWFSPCANDLNIYDAKKLLRIAKRLHATVVHFPATGASSPDTVKAFYQSSVIPQPDWLHGRDLLAEAIDEGKKLGIKIVAYFNGHWFPSEFFTTRQDWVMRSVDGAAISLGSSYGSGEVPCVNSPGFIKYTQLIMDEISRNYAVDGIFLDGPVYRPEGCYCESCRNAFHELYHAEIPITSDWNNPLWYKFLEFRYESLFRYFSMVQQTVKKNKNIPVYKNAAVLTTTWFSCLDIEKFSKYIDMIGAEHFIFYIEPLLVPHWGAAAVAKYESAVARAAGIPSSVYLCYGHKVWDYYPVPATEMRLLIASVAANDSYPFVTIDDEQIVNDPVAFQPIEEIFGFIERNESVYLAESANPVALFWSNTTADYYTRSVIAGASGTHHYEIRSGKDYQSEFRGVYEALSQAHIPFDIIGSINIDRGELSRYHVLVLPNAAALSESNVAMIRDYVNRGGSIIATYETSLYNELGVKQNEFQLAEVFGITYENDTALTITNRDYQKIVITHAITGKGKGLKIPVPDLNVFVKVVNPKYKPVTKILKPLPHRYHPLQETSHYPGIVVGQYGLGKVVYFSGTVGTLYYKFRIRDIKKFIANAVCWMVPDLIRVDAPSSVEITLTKNEQGLYVHLINYSTRISRPIEEVVPVSNIKLTLPNGNKIRTVYAVSTNRQLRVKHLNGSVTITLPNLNEYEIIHIIWR